The following coding sequences are from one Verrucomicrobiia bacterium window:
- a CDS encoding sodium:solute symporter family protein, protein MNPAIIVFIYLAIVLYIGIFAFRRGKQSGEDYFLASRSLGTWVFLLSLFGTNMTAFAILGSSGLAYQRGIGVYGLMASASGFVIPLTIFFIGTRLWALGKKFGHMTQVQYFRDRWECGHIGTAIFALTALMLVPYIIIGVMGGGQTLEAISTVMGPDKKPVMVEVMRGGQTVLEPKHLVSYEVGGAIVALVVMSYVFFGGMRGTAWVNTFQTVMFLCFGTLAFILIGRNLGGFEEIIHKLAANPKTAPLLTRERIPVEEFFSYTFIPLSSIMFPHIAIMCMTAKKASSFKRTVIFYPICIMLIWLPSVFLGVVAAGQFPGLKPGESDDVILRLLSANTSLALSGLLGAAIMACVMASDSQILALCTMFTEDVFAYYGGKQRFGDKVQVWTGRAFVVGVTVVAYLIAIELKDKAGIFELAIRFAFSGFAALAPVMLAALFWKRSTKWGALAAVIWVAASMVGTYWLFEYSIDLAPKPGQPPVPIFPELGNLFLRTPGNVTIYGYLPVMFMVLGSAVMMVVFSLLTKPPSAATLNKYFPPKQNASAPVTPQAEPVAAA, encoded by the coding sequence ATGAATCCGGCCATTATCGTTTTCATCTACCTCGCCATTGTTTTGTACATCGGCATCTTCGCCTTCCGCCGTGGCAAGCAATCGGGGGAGGATTATTTTTTGGCGAGCCGCTCACTGGGGACGTGGGTATTCCTCCTTTCTTTGTTTGGCACCAACATGACCGCCTTCGCCATTTTGGGCAGCAGCGGGCTGGCCTATCAGCGCGGCATCGGTGTGTACGGCTTGATGGCCTCCGCTTCCGGGTTTGTCATCCCGCTGACCATTTTTTTCATCGGCACCCGGTTGTGGGCACTGGGCAAGAAATTCGGGCACATGACCCAGGTGCAATATTTCCGGGACCGCTGGGAGTGCGGCCATATTGGCACTGCCATTTTTGCGCTGACCGCATTGATGCTGGTACCCTACATCATCATTGGGGTGATGGGCGGCGGACAGACCCTCGAGGCTATCAGCACGGTCATGGGGCCGGACAAGAAGCCCGTCATGGTGGAGGTGATGCGCGGCGGGCAGACCGTGCTGGAGCCAAAACATCTGGTCAGCTATGAGGTTGGGGGCGCCATTGTGGCGCTGGTGGTGATGAGCTACGTCTTCTTTGGGGGCATGCGCGGCACCGCGTGGGTGAACACCTTCCAGACGGTCATGTTTTTGTGCTTTGGCACGCTGGCCTTTATCTTGATCGGTCGCAACCTGGGCGGGTTTGAGGAAATTATTCATAAACTGGCTGCCAACCCCAAAACCGCCCCGCTGCTGACGCGGGAGCGCATCCCGGTGGAGGAATTCTTCAGTTATACCTTCATCCCGCTTTCCTCCATCATGTTTCCGCACATTGCCATCATGTGCATGACGGCCAAAAAGGCCTCGTCGTTCAAGCGCACCGTCATTTTCTATCCCATTTGCATCATGCTGATCTGGCTGCCGAGCGTGTTTCTGGGCGTGGTGGCCGCCGGTCAGTTCCCCGGCCTCAAACCAGGGGAAAGTGACGATGTCATTTTGCGCCTGTTGTCGGCCAATACCTCGCTGGCGTTGTCCGGCCTGTTGGGGGCGGCCATCATGGCCTGTGTCATGGCATCCGACAGCCAGATTCTCGCCTTGTGTACCATGTTCACCGAGGATGTGTTTGCCTATTACGGCGGCAAGCAGCGGTTTGGCGACAAGGTCCAGGTGTGGACCGGCCGGGCATTCGTGGTGGGGGTGACGGTGGTGGCCTACCTGATTGCCATCGAATTAAAGGACAAAGCGGGCATTTTCGAACTTGCGATTCGCTTCGCCTTTTCCGGTTTCGCGGCGCTGGCGCCGGTGATGCTGGCAGCCTTGTTCTGGAAACGCAGTACCAAATGGGGCGCGCTGGCGGCAGTGATCTGGGTGGCAGCGTCCATGGTGGGCACCTACTGGTTGTTTGAATACAGCATTGACCTGGCTCCCAAACCGGGCCAGCCTCCGGTGCCCATCTTTCCCGAGCTGGGCAATCTCTTCCTGCGCACGCCGGGCAATGTGACCATCTATGGCTACCTGCCCGTGATGTTCATGGTTTTGGGCTCGGCGGTCATGATGGTGGTGTTTTCCCTCCTGACCAAACCACCCTCTGCGGCCACTTTGAACAAGTATTTTCCGCCGAAACAGAATGCCTCCGCCCCTGTCACGCCACAGGCCGAGCCGGTGGCCGCCGCCTGA
- a CDS encoding aldehyde dehydrogenase family protein produces MSAPSPNAVPHLPCLRWGRSYASLELNEVRDCRSGAVRARVSAVNAGLLRKDFKRAAEGRAALRRFTTAQLLEICRRAGEAFLHATLPLGDQGQHQSPEDYVATLSATSGLPHVLVRRNMQRIHQALSHMKDVLNGLTRGLPAEVLDRGWGRVAGSMCAYHAVTEVLGVVMPSNSPAVNSLWLPAIALKIPVLIKPGREEPWTPYRLIQAFLAAGAPPEAFGFYPTDHEGTAEILRSCGRALLFGDQNTTQPYANDPRIQIHGPGYSKILLGGDEVERWSQYLDLMVSSIADNGGRSCINASAVVVPRHADAIAAALAEKLGPVGPSAPEDPAARLSAFANPKMAEAIEATIEEGLKTPGAADVTALIRQGPRLMHHEGAVYLRPTIVRCESFQHPLANREFLFPYASVVEVPQAEMLAHIGPSLVVTAITRDTGFQQALLDSPLIERLNLGPIPTTRIAWDQPHEGNLFEFLYRRRALEIEELPAAGVVTTGGCA; encoded by the coding sequence ATGAGCGCACCTTCACCAAATGCTGTCCCCCACCTTCCCTGCCTGCGGTGGGGCCGCAGTTATGCCAGCCTGGAACTGAACGAGGTTCGGGATTGCCGCAGCGGGGCGGTGCGCGCGCGGGTCAGCGCCGTCAACGCCGGTTTGTTGCGCAAAGATTTCAAACGCGCCGCCGAGGGCCGTGCCGCCCTGCGGCGCTTCACCACGGCGCAGTTGTTGGAGATTTGCCGCCGCGCGGGTGAGGCGTTTTTGCACGCGACGCTGCCGCTGGGAGATCAGGGACAGCATCAGTCCCCGGAGGATTATGTGGCCACCTTGAGCGCCACCAGTGGTCTGCCGCACGTGCTGGTCCGACGCAACATGCAGCGCATCCACCAGGCACTGTCGCACATGAAGGATGTGTTAAACGGGCTGACCCGGGGTTTGCCCGCGGAGGTGCTTGATCGGGGCTGGGGCAGGGTGGCCGGTTCAATGTGCGCTTATCATGCCGTGACCGAGGTTCTGGGCGTGGTCATGCCGAGCAACTCCCCCGCCGTGAACAGCCTCTGGCTGCCGGCCATCGCCTTGAAAATCCCCGTGTTGATCAAGCCGGGGCGGGAAGAACCGTGGACGCCTTATCGCCTGATTCAAGCCTTCCTGGCAGCGGGCGCGCCGCCCGAGGCGTTTGGTTTTTATCCCACCGACCATGAAGGCACGGCAGAAATCTTGCGAAGCTGCGGACGTGCCTTGTTGTTTGGGGATCAAAATACCACCCAGCCTTATGCCAACGACCCACGCATCCAGATCCACGGTCCGGGATACAGCAAGATTTTATTGGGCGGGGACGAGGTGGAGCGCTGGTCCCAGTATCTGGATTTGATGGTGTCCAGCATTGCGGATAACGGCGGGCGGTCATGCATCAACGCCAGCGCCGTTGTGGTGCCGCGTCATGCTGATGCAATTGCCGCGGCTCTGGCCGAGAAGCTGGGGCCGGTGGGGCCGTCCGCGCCCGAAGACCCGGCCGCGCGGTTGTCGGCCTTTGCCAACCCCAAAATGGCCGAGGCCATTGAGGCCACGATTGAGGAAGGGCTTAAAACCCCCGGCGCCGCCGACGTGACGGCGCTCATCCGGCAGGGGCCCCGGCTGATGCACCACGAGGGGGCGGTTTATTTGCGCCCCACCATCGTGCGCTGTGAGAGTTTTCAGCACCCCCTGGCCAACCGCGAGTTTCTCTTTCCCTACGCCAGCGTGGTGGAAGTGCCGCAGGCAGAAATGCTGGCGCACATCGGCCCTTCGCTGGTGGTGACGGCCATCACCCGCGACACCGGCTTTCAGCAGGCGTTGCTGGATTCTCCGCTCATTGAGCGCCTCAATCTCGGTCCCATCCCCACCACCCGCATTGCCTGGGATCAACCGCATGAGGGCAATTTGTTTGAGTTTCTCTACCGGCGGCGCGCCCTGGAAATTGAAGAACTGCCCGCGGCGGGGGTTGTCACCACGGGAGGCTGTGCCTGA
- a CDS encoding iron-containing alcohol dehydrogenase — protein sequence MGNLLQELADRLAFDWQPRTRMIYGPGCVERAGEVVRTLPAARVLLVTDPGVAAAGHADRLQNILRAASVEVVRFDEVRPNPTTRCVEACVERARAGQIDAFVALGGGSAMDTAKGANFILTNGGRMQDYWGVGKATKPMLPLVAIPTTAGTGSEMQCAALIADEQTHQKMACLDPKAAARAALLDPELTLSQPERVTACTGLDAIAHAVESMVTRPRNAISQLYSREAFRLAAQAFPQVLREPRDITARGAMLLAAAFAGTAIENSMLGAAHAAANPLTARFDLTHGHAVALMLPPVVRFNAGEAAVARAYAELARLGGMGDLAEELAVALEQWRRMAGLSPLGQACPEAASQVDLLAAEAARQWTAQFNPRPLTIADFGALYRKALAVGS from the coding sequence ATGGGCAACCTGCTGCAGGAGCTTGCCGACCGGCTGGCGTTTGATTGGCAGCCGCGCACACGCATGATTTACGGTCCGGGCTGCGTGGAAAGGGCAGGGGAGGTGGTGCGCACCCTGCCGGCCGCACGAGTGCTGCTGGTAACGGACCCGGGCGTGGCGGCCGCGGGGCATGCGGATCGTTTGCAAAACATTTTGCGCGCCGCCAGTGTGGAGGTGGTGCGCTTTGATGAGGTGCGGCCCAATCCCACCACCCGCTGTGTGGAGGCGTGCGTGGAGCGGGCCCGGGCCGGCCAGATAGATGCCTTTGTGGCCTTGGGCGGTGGCAGTGCCATGGACACCGCCAAGGGCGCCAATTTCATCCTGACCAACGGCGGGCGCATGCAGGATTATTGGGGCGTGGGCAAGGCCACCAAACCAATGCTGCCTCTGGTGGCCATTCCCACCACCGCCGGCACAGGCAGCGAAATGCAATGCGCTGCCCTCATTGCGGACGAACAAACCCACCAAAAAATGGCCTGCCTGGATCCCAAGGCGGCGGCAAGGGCCGCCCTGTTGGATCCTGAACTGACTCTCTCGCAACCCGAGCGTGTCACCGCCTGCACGGGCCTGGACGCCATTGCTCATGCCGTGGAGAGCATGGTGACCCGCCCCCGCAATGCCATTTCCCAACTTTATTCGCGCGAGGCCTTCCGGCTGGCGGCCCAGGCCTTTCCGCAGGTGTTGCGCGAGCCGCGGGACATCACGGCCCGCGGGGCCATGCTGCTGGCGGCGGCCTTTGCCGGCACGGCCATCGAAAACAGCATGTTGGGCGCGGCCCATGCGGCCGCCAACCCGTTGACAGCCCGCTTCGATTTGACCCATGGCCATGCCGTGGCGCTGATGCTCCCGCCCGTGGTGCGCTTTAATGCCGGGGAGGCGGCCGTTGCTCGAGCCTATGCGGAATTAGCCCGCTTGGGAGGGATGGGAGACCTGGCTGAAGAACTGGCCGTAGCCCTGGAGCAATGGCGGAGGATGGCTGGACTGTCCCCCTTGGGCCAGGCCTGTCCGGAAGCCGCCAGCCAGGTGGACCTCCTGGCGGCCGAGGCGGCCCGCCAGTGGACGGCCCAATTTAACCCCCGGCCGTTGACGATCGCCGATTTTGGGGCACTTTACCGAAAGGCGCTGGCTGTGGGCTCCTAA
- a CDS encoding PQQ-like beta-propeller repeat protein has protein sequence MKKTSMTSSLLVLTGTLCCFLLAQAADWPQWRGPHRDGLSPDTGLLKEWPADGPPLAWKATGIGEGYGTVAIVGQRIYVQGDKGDKTYLHALNRADGKLLWSTPFGKSGAPGWGGFAGPRCTPTVDGNLVFVVAQFGEIACLDAQSGKILWQKDYEKDFQGVRPEWGFAASPLVDGDRVVFAPGGKLGNIVALNKQNGELVWRSKDFQDEHHYASLIPVEIGGVRQYLQLTARSIAGLAAADGALLWRADRRGATAVIPDPVYYDGHVYVTSGYGIGCNLFKITAAGGKFSAEQVWANKVMVNHHGGVVRLGEYVYGFSDGKGWTCQNFKTGEATWQEKEFGKGCLVYADGHLIIREERKSKGLVALLEANPQTYKVKGKFTPPDQSGKENWPHPVVLDGRLYLRDQDVLLCYDVKAR, from the coding sequence ATGAAAAAAACCAGCATGACTTCCTCGCTCCTGGTTCTTACCGGCACGCTATGCTGCTTTCTGCTGGCGCAGGCCGCCGATTGGCCTCAATGGCGCGGCCCCCACCGTGATGGCCTTTCGCCGGATACCGGCCTGCTCAAGGAATGGCCGGCGGATGGCCCGCCGCTGGCGTGGAAGGCGACAGGGATTGGCGAGGGCTATGGCACCGTGGCCATCGTGGGCCAGCGCATTTATGTGCAGGGCGACAAGGGCGACAAGACCTATTTGCATGCGCTGAATCGCGCCGATGGCAAGCTGCTTTGGAGCACGCCGTTCGGCAAGTCAGGCGCACCCGGTTGGGGCGGTTTCGCCGGACCGCGCTGTACCCCGACAGTGGACGGCAACCTGGTCTTCGTGGTGGCGCAGTTTGGTGAGATTGCCTGCCTGGACGCCCAGTCGGGTAAGATTCTGTGGCAGAAGGATTACGAAAAAGACTTCCAGGGGGTGCGCCCCGAATGGGGCTTTGCGGCCTCGCCGCTGGTGGATGGTGACCGCGTGGTCTTCGCGCCGGGGGGCAAGCTCGGGAACATCGTGGCCCTCAACAAGCAAAACGGCGAGCTGGTCTGGCGCAGCAAGGATTTCCAGGATGAACACCATTACGCCTCCCTCATCCCGGTCGAGATTGGCGGTGTGCGGCAGTATTTGCAACTGACGGCCCGCAGCATCGCGGGATTGGCGGCGGCCGATGGGGCGTTGTTGTGGCGGGCGGATCGCCGCGGCGCCACCGCGGTCATCCCGGACCCGGTTTATTATGACGGCCATGTGTACGTCACCTCTGGTTATGGCATCGGCTGCAACCTGTTCAAGATTACGGCCGCCGGTGGCAAGTTTTCCGCCGAGCAGGTTTGGGCCAACAAGGTGATGGTCAACCATCACGGTGGGGTGGTGCGGTTGGGAGAGTATGTCTATGGTTTCTCTGACGGCAAAGGGTGGACCTGCCAGAACTTCAAAACGGGCGAGGCCACCTGGCAGGAAAAGGAGTTCGGCAAAGGCTGCCTGGTCTATGCCGATGGCCACTTGATCATCCGGGAGGAGCGCAAGAGCAAGGGGTTGGTGGCCCTGCTGGAAGCCAATCCGCAAACCTACAAGGTGAAAGGCAAGTTCACCCCGCCCGATCAAAGCGGCAAGGAAAACTGGCCGCATCCGGTGGTGCTGGATGGCCGGCTCTACCTGCGCGACCAGGACGTCTTGCTGTGCTATGACGTCAAAGCCAGGTAG
- a CDS encoding sugar phosphate isomerase/epimerase has product MSEHVNNYPKLHNAMWPGLVGKGSPGAEPCIDLDTMLDLTAKAEVDGIKFDGVDIFLFDPHINIDASDDDLKRIADKIAAKGLVVGSVVAPIWPPTGGGSAMGSEEERKKFVGQVAKGCRIAAKFRELGIRPYGVVRIDSACSVTDWDKDPKGNTKKIIATFKEAAKVARDHGERLAAEGEICWGGMHSWKYMLQVLEGVNMPKYLGFQADMAHTLLYVLGYNAPEHRLVPANFRWEPEVFHKAMKKLTKALRPWTIDFHVAQNDATVKGSGEHEKTGKHCMATDPNGKLNIARDAGYWMRDEQGRVTRKFKHICWDGCMFPNEVMMRQQTWNDILAAMIQVRDNHGWKA; this is encoded by the coding sequence ATGAGCGAACACGTCAACAATTACCCCAAACTGCACAATGCCATGTGGCCCGGCCTGGTGGGCAAAGGCAGCCCCGGTGCCGAGCCGTGTATTGACCTCGACACCATGCTCGACCTCACCGCCAAAGCGGAGGTGGACGGGATCAAGTTTGATGGCGTGGACATTTTCCTGTTTGACCCGCACATCAACATTGACGCCAGCGATGACGATCTCAAGCGCATCGCCGACAAAATTGCGGCCAAGGGCCTGGTGGTCGGCTCCGTGGTGGCGCCCATCTGGCCGCCCACCGGGGGCGGCTCGGCCATGGGCAGCGAGGAGGAACGCAAAAAATTTGTCGGCCAGGTGGCCAAGGGCTGCCGCATTGCGGCCAAGTTTCGCGAGTTGGGCATCCGTCCTTACGGCGTGGTGCGCATTGATTCGGCCTGCAGCGTGACCGACTGGGACAAGGACCCCAAAGGCAATACCAAGAAGATCATCGCCACCTTCAAGGAAGCCGCCAAGGTGGCCCGGGACCATGGCGAGCGGCTGGCGGCCGAGGGCGAGATTTGCTGGGGCGGCATGCACAGTTGGAAATACATGCTGCAGGTGCTGGAGGGCGTGAACATGCCCAAATATCTCGGCTTCCAGGCCGACATGGCGCATACCTTGTTGTATGTGCTCGGCTACAATGCCCCGGAGCATCGCCTGGTGCCGGCCAACTTCCGCTGGGAGCCGGAGGTTTTTCACAAGGCCATGAAAAAGCTCACCAAGGCCCTGCGGCCGTGGACGATTGATTTTCACGTGGCCCAAAACGATGCCACCGTCAAAGGCTCTGGGGAGCACGAAAAAACCGGCAAACACTGCATGGCCACCGATCCCAACGGCAAGCTCAACATCGCCCGCGACGCCGGCTACTGGATGCGCGACGAGCAGGGCCGGGTCACGAGGAAGTTCAAGCACATCTGCTGGGACGGCTGCATGTTCCCCAACGAGGTGATGATGCGGCAACAGACCTGGAATGACATCCTGGCCGCCATGATCCAGGTGCGCGACAACCACGGCTGGAAGGCCTGA
- a CDS encoding Gfo/Idh/MocA family oxidoreductase has product MKPLNVAVIGCGFMGRAHTNAHRKVWNFFDVPYRPVLKVICDVNEERAKKFAERWGFEGYETDYRKVMQRDDIDLVDICLPNNFHAEVAIAAAKAGKMIICEKPLARDGKEAQAMVKAVEKAGVANFVSFNYRRIPAVTLAKQLIDEGRLGRIFHYRAKFLQDWTISKDVPQGGDALWRLDVKAAGSGVTGDLLAHCIDTALWLNGSIEKVNAMTETFVKERLHQLTGKVEKVGIDDACAFLARFSNGSLATFESTRYARGHKALYTFEINGEHASIAWDLHDAHRLQWFDHRDQGKVRGWRSIHVTDHGGDHPYMDKWWVPGLMIGFEHSFVHQLNDFFVGVANGKPASPTFKEALETQYVCDAVLKSAKTGRWEKVKKV; this is encoded by the coding sequence ATGAAACCATTGAATGTAGCAGTCATTGGATGCGGCTTCATGGGCCGCGCACACACCAACGCCCACCGCAAGGTCTGGAACTTTTTTGATGTTCCCTACCGGCCGGTGCTCAAGGTCATTTGCGACGTCAACGAAGAGCGGGCGAAGAAATTCGCCGAGCGCTGGGGCTTTGAGGGCTATGAGACCGATTACCGCAAGGTCATGCAGCGCGACGATATTGACCTGGTGGACATCTGCCTCCCCAACAACTTCCATGCGGAGGTGGCCATCGCCGCCGCCAAGGCGGGCAAGATGATCATCTGTGAAAAACCGCTGGCCCGCGACGGTAAGGAGGCGCAGGCCATGGTCAAGGCCGTGGAAAAAGCCGGGGTGGCCAACTTTGTGTCCTTCAACTACCGCCGCATTCCCGCGGTCACGCTGGCCAAACAACTGATTGATGAAGGCCGCTTGGGCCGCATCTTCCACTATCGCGCCAAGTTTTTGCAGGATTGGACCATCTCCAAGGACGTGCCGCAGGGCGGCGATGCCCTGTGGCGGCTGGACGTCAAGGCGGCCGGCAGTGGCGTCACCGGCGACTTGTTGGCGCACTGCATTGACACCGCGCTCTGGCTCAATGGCAGCATTGAGAAGGTCAATGCCATGACCGAGACCTTCGTGAAGGAGCGGTTGCATCAGCTCACGGGCAAGGTGGAAAAGGTGGGCATTGATGATGCCTGTGCCTTCCTGGCCCGCTTCAGCAACGGCTCCCTGGCCACCTTTGAAAGCACCCGTTACGCCCGCGGCCACAAGGCGCTCTACACGTTTGAAATCAACGGCGAGCATGCCTCCATCGCCTGGGATTTGCATGATGCCCACCGCCTGCAATGGTTTGATCATCGGGACCAGGGCAAGGTGCGCGGCTGGCGCAGTATCCATGTCACCGACCACGGCGGCGATCACCCGTACATGGACAAGTGGTGGGTGCCCGGCCTGATGATTGGCTTCGAGCACAGCTTCGTGCATCAGCTCAATGACTTCTTCGTCGGTGTCGCCAATGGCAAACCGGCCAGTCCCACCTTCAAGGAAGCCCTTGAAACCCAGTACGTTTGCGATGCCGTGCTCAAATCGGCCAAAACTGGCCGCTGGGAAAAGGTGAAAAAAGTCTAG
- a CDS encoding calcium/sodium antiporter translates to MMVDLAMLLGGLVLVVKGGDWFVAAATRIAEFLRMPRVVIGSTLVSLATTTPELVVSVTAGIKGEAGLAVGNAVGSVLCNIGLVLGVTAAIKHVDIHWRALRVPLLVMIGLGVLVFLLSLDQRLARAQGALLLALGAGYFILDFVRTYRDRKPEDLMEAEAIEKEVQAAARFLETKTGAAVQFITGALVVVLGSRLLVDGAVSVAGKLGIPSIVVGLTVVAVGTSLPELVTAITSARKQVSDLSVGNVLGANIANLTLILGAAAVFQDIAVNRATLWFNLPAMLAMMLLLAVFLRSDRRVSRREGLALMMLYGLYLAGVVLLTLAAR, encoded by the coding sequence ATGATGGTTGACCTGGCCATGTTGTTGGGCGGGCTGGTGCTGGTGGTCAAAGGTGGCGATTGGTTTGTGGCTGCCGCCACACGCATTGCCGAGTTTCTGCGCATGCCCCGGGTGGTCATTGGCTCCACGTTGGTGAGCCTGGCCACCACCACCCCCGAGTTGGTGGTCTCCGTCACCGCCGGCATTAAAGGTGAGGCGGGGCTGGCCGTGGGCAATGCGGTAGGCTCAGTGCTTTGCAATATCGGACTGGTTCTCGGCGTCACCGCCGCCATCAAGCATGTGGACATTCACTGGCGCGCGTTGCGCGTGCCGTTGCTGGTGATGATCGGACTGGGGGTGCTGGTATTTTTGTTGTCACTGGATCAGCGCCTCGCACGTGCCCAGGGGGCCCTGTTGCTGGCCTTGGGGGCGGGGTACTTCATTCTGGATTTTGTCCGAACTTACCGGGACCGCAAACCAGAAGACCTCATGGAGGCGGAGGCGATTGAAAAGGAGGTCCAGGCCGCGGCACGTTTTCTGGAGACGAAAACCGGTGCCGCTGTTCAATTCATCACGGGGGCGCTGGTGGTGGTGCTGGGCAGCCGCCTGCTGGTGGACGGCGCGGTCAGCGTGGCGGGCAAACTGGGCATTCCGTCCATTGTGGTGGGTTTAACAGTGGTGGCCGTGGGCACATCCCTGCCTGAGTTGGTCACGGCCATCACCTCCGCCCGCAAACAGGTCTCGGACTTGTCGGTGGGCAACGTGCTGGGCGCCAACATCGCCAACCTGACACTCATCCTGGGCGCGGCGGCGGTGTTTCAGGATATTGCCGTCAATCGGGCGACCTTGTGGTTTAACCTTCCGGCCATGCTGGCCATGATGCTGCTCCTGGCGGTTTTTCTTCGCTCGGACCGGCGGGTTTCCCGGCGGGAAGGACTGGCCCTGATGATGCTTTATGGCCTTTACTTGGCGGGGGTGGTGCTCTTAACTCTGGCTGCCCGTTAG
- a CDS encoding DUF2961 domain-containing protein: MQTRFYLAKWGWCLSLMLWLSVPSALWGALLDDLIQLQPGRSRRATSTMRAGPDGKYDPQAPPRADKDERSNFDNFRVPPGATQVVMNVKGPGVITHIWFTFLGPEPQAWAPQGSANHQEMLLRIYWDGHPRPAVEAPVGDFFANAFGERREVISLPVVVEDADSYNCFWRMPFRKSARIEIVNESEKPISLLYYNIDWIELDRLPANTPYFYAQYRQEYPATSGQDYVVLETRGRGHYVGTVLSVRTRSPAWFGEGDEKIWIDGETAPSIWGTGTEDYFLSAWGLKTTSTPFFGVPYFDQWGIVGGHTSAYRWHLADPIVFQKGIKVAFEHYGWISPDENPDYKSTSWNEREDDISSVAFWYQTGTPTFAARAPHARERRLPSLERITVFARNFLAAAYHGAGDAISQRLAVHETPQMLYRPPSASNAWVEIPFTITNKEPLRLLLRGTTSYDFGRYQPYLNGVKLGGPLDFYSAEVAAREFHLLDFWPEPGQYVLRLEAVGQNPQSQGCFLGLESVRLRERRPRVQAYGHDKDKDWRKAPQLYN, translated from the coding sequence ATGCAGACACGATTTTACCTCGCCAAATGGGGATGGTGTTTATCCCTGATGCTTTGGTTGTCGGTGCCTTCAGCGCTTTGGGGGGCATTGCTGGATGACCTGATACAACTTCAGCCCGGCCGCAGCCGGCGGGCTACTTCCACCATGCGCGCCGGCCCGGATGGGAAATATGACCCTCAGGCGCCGCCGCGGGCTGACAAGGATGAACGCAGCAATTTTGACAATTTTCGTGTCCCGCCGGGGGCCACCCAGGTAGTCATGAACGTGAAGGGACCGGGCGTCATCACTCATATTTGGTTCACCTTTCTTGGCCCCGAGCCGCAAGCCTGGGCCCCCCAAGGCTCGGCCAATCATCAGGAAATGTTGCTGCGCATTTATTGGGATGGTCATCCCCGCCCGGCGGTTGAGGCACCGGTGGGTGATTTCTTCGCCAACGCCTTTGGCGAACGCCGGGAGGTCATCAGCCTGCCCGTGGTGGTGGAGGATGCTGATTCCTACAACTGCTTCTGGCGCATGCCGTTTCGCAAATCCGCCCGCATCGAAATCGTTAATGAAAGCGAAAAGCCGATCAGTCTGCTGTATTACAACATTGATTGGATCGAACTGGACCGGCTGCCCGCCAACACGCCCTACTTTTACGCGCAATACCGGCAGGAATACCCCGCCACGTCCGGCCAGGATTATGTGGTGTTGGAGACGCGCGGACGCGGTCACTACGTGGGCACCGTTTTAAGCGTGCGCACCCGCAGCCCCGCGTGGTTTGGCGAGGGCGACGAAAAAATATGGATTGATGGAGAAACTGCGCCCTCCATCTGGGGGACGGGCACCGAGGATTACTTTCTCTCGGCCTGGGGACTCAAAACCACCAGCACGCCATTCTTTGGCGTGCCGTATTTTGATCAGTGGGGCATTGTGGGCGGGCATACCAGTGCGTACCGCTGGCACCTGGCGGATCCCATTGTGTTTCAAAAAGGCATCAAGGTGGCTTTCGAACACTATGGCTGGATCTCCCCTGATGAAAATCCTGACTACAAATCCACCAGTTGGAATGAGCGCGAAGATGATATCTCCAGCGTCGCATTTTGGTATCAGACCGGCACGCCCACTTTTGCCGCACGAGCGCCCCACGCCCGCGAGCGCCGGCTGCCCAGTCTGGAGCGCATCACGGTGTTTGCGCGCAACTTCCTGGCGGCCGCTTATCATGGTGCCGGTGACGCCATCAGCCAGCGGCTGGCCGTGCATGAGACGCCGCAAATGCTTTACCGCCCGCCGTCCGCCAGCAATGCCTGGGTGGAAATTCCGTTCACCATCACCAACAAAGAACCGCTACGGTTGCTGCTGCGCGGGACGACTTCCTATGATTTTGGCCGCTATCAGCCCTATCTGAATGGGGTGAAACTGGGCGGGCCGCTCGATTTTTATTCCGCCGAAGTCGCCGCCCGCGAATTTCATTTGCTGGATTTCTGGCCGGAGCCGGGCCAATACGTGTTGCGCCTGGAGGCCGTGGGCCAGAATCCCCAATCCCAGGGGTGTTTCCTTGGGCTGGAATCAGTGCGGTTGCGTGAGAGGCGGCCCCGCGTTCAGGCCTACGGCCACGACAAGGACAAGGACTGGCGGAAGGCGCCGCAACTCTATAACTAG